A window of Bacillota bacterium genomic DNA:
CCTCCTTGACGCCCACGTCGACACCGTCCCGGTCGTCATCGAGGGCTGCCCCTGCCTGACGCGGGTCGAGGGAAGGCGCATTTTCGGACGGGGAAGCGCCGATGCCAAGGGGGGAATCGCCTCCCTGATTGCAGCCCTGGAGCTCCTGAAAGAAACGGGCAGGGATCTCTCCAACTGGCCGGTTACGGTGGTTTTTACCGTTGACGAAGAACAAACGGCAATCGGTTCTGCCGCGGCAGCAGCATTTTTCCGCCCGGCTGAGGTAATCGCCGTGGAGCCCACCGGGCTCGCCATCTGCCCCGCCCAGGCAGGATCGATCACCGTTTCCATCAAGCTGACCGGCTACCCGGCCCACGGAAGTGAAATGGAGACGGGGAGAAACGCAATTCAGCAGGCCTCCGAACTCCTGGCCGACGTCAGGGAGCTTCCCTTTCTCCGGGCAGAGCACCCTCTGCTCGGAAAAAACAACTTTAACATCCAGAAGATCAGCGGGGGAACAGCCGAGCTTGTGGTTCCCCAATTCTGCGAACTAAACCTGGATTTCCGCGTCCTGCCTGGCCAGGAAATTCAGGACATAAAGGAGGAGCTGGCCTCTTTTTTGAGTGCCCGGGGGGCCGCTTACGAATTTCTCGACCTTTCACCCCCCTTTGAGGTTCCGGCAGACCTGCCTGTAATCAAAAAGCTGGAGAGGGAGGCCCGCGCCGTCCTGGGAAGAGCGCCGCGGCTTGGCGGCTTCCGGAGCTGGAGCGATGCGGAGAACTTTGCGGCAGCCGGCGCCCCGGCAGTTGTCTTCGGCCCCGGGAGCCTCGCCGTTTCCCACACACCTTTTGAGCATGTCGACTTAGAAGAGGTAAGGGCGGCTGCTCACATCCTGGCAGCCCTCTTCCGGAGCTATCTTTAGCGCCTGCAGACATTTCAGAGAAAAAGCCCAAACCGGTTCCCGTCCGGAACCGGTTTTTTTACGCTCCTTCCCGCGCCAGGTCCTTCAGCATCCGGATCCATTTTCCCCACTTCCCCTCTTCCCAAAAGCCCTCCCGGCGGTAGAAGCCCTGCGCCTTTTCGTTTTTTTCCCCCACCCACAACTCGATCCTCCGGGCCCCATGCTCTCTTAGAAATTCAATCCCTGCACGGAGAAGCTGCTTGCCGATGCCCCGGCCCTGAAAAGCAGGATCCACAACGAATTCGTGGATCTCCCCCACCTCTTCCCCGTACCAGGTGTGCCAGCTGTCGTCAACAGCAATGAAGCCGACAGGGCGCGGCCCGACGTGGGCAACCAAAAACCCCTCGCGCGCCCTCCTCTTCAACCAGTGGAGGTAGTGCTCAATCTCCACCTGCTTCGTGTAAGCGTAAAAGGGCATGGAAGAATAGGCGCGCCGGTAAATATCCACCAGCTCCTGCTCCACGGAAACCAGGTCGTTGCTCGCAATCGTACTCGGTACGAGACCCATCTTTTCTCCTGCCTCAATCGTTCTCCCTATAATTAATTTTTTG
This region includes:
- a CDS encoding GNAT family N-acetyltransferase produces the protein MGLVPSTIASNDLVSVEQELVDIYRRAYSSMPFYAYTKQVEIEHYLHWLKRRAREGFLVAHVGPRPVGFIAVDDSWHTWYGEEVGEIHEFVVDPAFQGRGIGKQLLRAGIEFLREHGARRIELWVGEKNEKAQGFYRREGFWEEGKWGKWIRMLKDLAREGA
- a CDS encoding M20/M25/M40 family metallo-hydrolase; the protein is MERLVRDKIDLLELQETLLQLIEIPSESGAEEPLLQYLEKRLEKLGLPQMRQEAAPGRSNLVLNPLPEPALLLDAHVDTVPVVIEGCPCLTRVEGRRIFGRGSADAKGGIASLIAALELLKETGRDLSNWPVTVVFTVDEEQTAIGSAAAAAFFRPAEVIAVEPTGLAICPAQAGSITVSIKLTGYPAHGSEMETGRNAIQQASELLADVRELPFLRAEHPLLGKNNFNIQKISGGTAELVVPQFCELNLDFRVLPGQEIQDIKEELASFLSARGAAYEFLDLSPPFEVPADLPVIKKLEREARAVLGRAPRLGGFRSWSDAENFAAAGAPAVVFGPGSLAVSHTPFEHVDLEEVRAAAHILAALFRSYL